In Gossypium raimondii isolate GPD5lz chromosome 12, ASM2569854v1, whole genome shotgun sequence, a single window of DNA contains:
- the LOC105763289 gene encoding splicing factor U2af large subunit B isoform X3 produces MTDYEACYQSNGEDLENSNGGVPSPQPREGSHGGLDDLRDSKSQHGSREHERGSSRSREKEKSRDKGRDKDSDRHRDKERDKERERSKDRDREKDRDRHHRDRRRDRSRERSERRERGRDRDDDDYHRSRDYDRRRDYDRDRGDRNRRGSRRSEHRSKSRSRSRSPSKSKRISGFDMAPPASAMLAAGSGGAAAAAAAVTATTVQIPGNNPTLPGVFPNMFPLATGQFGGLPLMPVQAMTQQATRHARRVYVGGLSPTANEQSVATFFSQVMAAIGGNTAGPGDAVVNVYINHEKKFAFVEMRSVEEASNAMALDGIIFEGAPVKVRRPSDYNPSLAATLGPSQPSPNLNLAAVGLSPGSAGGLEGPDRIFVGGLPYYFTEAQIRELLESFGPLRGFDLVKDRETGNSKGYAFCIYQDLSVTDIACAALNGIKMGDKTLTVRRANQGATQPKPEQESILQHAQQQIALQRLMLQPQGVPTKVVCLTQAISEDDLRDDEEYGDIVEDMRQEGGKHGALVNVVIPRPNPNGESLPGVGKVFLEYSDVEGSRKAQAAMNGRRFGENQVIAVFYPENKFAQGEYDG; encoded by the exons ATGACCGATTACGAAGCTTGCTACCAGAGTAACGGAGAGGATCTTGAAAACAGCAATGGCGGCGTTCCCTCTCCTCAGCCCCGCGAAGGTAGTCACGGCGGCCTTGATGATCTCCGCGATTCCAAATCTCAG CATGGATCACGTGAGCACGAGAGAGGGTCTTCTAGAAGTagggaaaaagagaaaagcCGCGATAAGGGAAGGGATAAGGATTCCGATCGACATAGGGACAAGGAAAGAGACAAGGAGAGGGAAAGAAGTAAGGATAGGGACAGAGAAAAGGACCGTGACCGTCATCACAGAGACCGTCGTAGGGATCGAAGTAGGGAGCGGAGTGAAAGGAGAGAAAGGGGAAGAGATAGAGATGATGATGATTATCACCGAAGTCGAGACTATGATAG GAGAAGGGATTATGACAGAGATAGGGGGGACAGGAATAGGCGTGGTTCTCGTAGATCTGAACACAGATCAAAGTCAAGGTCCCGCTCTCGCTCACCCTCAAAGAG CAAAAGGATTAGTGGCTTTGACATGGCACCTCCTGCTTCAGCAATGTTAGCTGCTGGTTCTGGTGGTGCTGCTGCGGCTGCTGCTGCCGTCACGGCCACCACAG TCCAGATTCCAGGGAATAATCCAACCCTACCTGGAGTGTTTCCAAACATGTTTCCTCTGGCAACTGGTCAG TTTGGTGGTCTCCCTCTTATGCCAGTTCAGGCAATGACTCAGCAG GCTACGAGGCATGCTCGGCGCGTCTATGTTGGAGGGCTTTCTCCCACTGCAAATGAACAG TCAGTCGCAACTTTCTTCAGCCAGGTTATGGCTGCAATTGGTGGGAATACTGCTGGTCCCG GGGATGCTGTTGTTAATGTCTACATAAACCATGAAAAGAAGTTTGCTTTTGTAGAGATGAGATCAGTTGAGGAAGCTAGTAATGCAATGGCTTTAGATGGGATTATCTTTGAG GGAGCACCTGTGAAGGTTCGGAGACCCAGTGACTACAACCCTTCGCTTGCTGCAACTCTTGGTCCAAGTCAGCCCAGTCCCAATCTTAATCTAGCAGCTGTAGGTCTATCTCCAGGGTCTGCTGGTGGGCTTGAGGGTCCAGACCGGATTTTTGTGGGGGGGCTTCCATATTACTTTACTGAAGCACAGATCAGGGAGTTGTTAGAGTCTTTTGGACCCCTTCGAGGTTTTGATCTAGTAAAAGATAGAGAAACTGGAAACTCAAAAGGCTATGCCTTCTGCATATATCAAGATCTGTCAGTTACAGACATCGCTTGTGCTGCtttaaatggaattaaaatgGGTGATAAAACTCTCACTGTTAGGCGAGCAAACCAAGGTGCTACCCAGCCTAAACCTGAGCAAGAGAGCATCCTTCAGCATGCACAGCAGCAGATTGCTTTGCAG AGGCTTATGTTGCAACCACAAGGTGTGCCCACAAAGGTTGTGTGCTTGACTCAAGCAATTAGTGAAGATGATCTTAGAGATGATGAGGAGTATGGGGACATTGTTGAAGACATGAGACAAGAGGGTGGAAAACATG GTGCATTGGTGAATGTTGTCATACCCCGCCCGAATCCAAATGGTGAATCATTACCGGGTGTTGGGAAG GTATTTCTGGAGTACTCAGATGTGGAAGGTTCCCGAAAAGCCCAAGCTGCAATGAATGGAAGGAGATTTGGTGAAAATCAAGTAATTGCTGTGTTCTATCCTGAGAACAAATTTGCACAGGGGGAGTATGATGGCTAA
- the LOC105763289 gene encoding splicing factor U2af large subunit B isoform X4 yields the protein MHRFNVQIPGNNPTLPGVFPNMFPLATGQQFGGLPLMPVQAMTQQATRHARRVYVGGLSPTANEQVLLCTIVKHFFLLVAFIAGTDLNIILQSVATFFSQVMAAIGGNTAGPGDAVVNVYINHEKKFAFVEMRSVEEASNAMALDGIIFEGAPVKVRRPSDYNPSLAATLGPSQPSPNLNLAAVGLSPGSAGGLEGPDRIFVGGLPYYFTEAQIRELLESFGPLRGFDLVKDRETGNSKGYAFCIYQDLSVTDIACAALNGIKMGDKTLTVRRANQGATQPKPEQESILQHAQQQIALQRLMLQPQGVPTKVVCLTQAISEDDLRDDEEYGDIVEDMRQEGGKHGALVNVVIPRPNPNGESLPGVGKVFLEYSDVEGSRKAQAAMNGRRFGENQVIAVFYPENKFAQGEYDG from the exons ATGCACCGGTTTAATG TCCAGATTCCAGGGAATAATCCAACCCTACCTGGAGTGTTTCCAAACATGTTTCCTCTGGCAACTGGTCAG CAGTTTGGTGGTCTCCCTCTTATGCCAGTTCAGGCAATGACTCAGCAG GCTACGAGGCATGCTCGGCGCGTCTATGTTGGAGGGCTTTCTCCCACTGCAAATGAACAGGTGTTACTCTGCACTATAGTTAAACATTTCTTTTTATTGGTTGCATTTATTGCTGGAACTGACCTAAATATTATATTGCAGTCAGTCGCAACTTTCTTCAGCCAGGTTATGGCTGCAATTGGTGGGAATACTGCTGGTCCCG GGGATGCTGTTGTTAATGTCTACATAAACCATGAAAAGAAGTTTGCTTTTGTAGAGATGAGATCAGTTGAGGAAGCTAGTAATGCAATGGCTTTAGATGGGATTATCTTTGAG GGAGCACCTGTGAAGGTTCGGAGACCCAGTGACTACAACCCTTCGCTTGCTGCAACTCTTGGTCCAAGTCAGCCCAGTCCCAATCTTAATCTAGCAGCTGTAGGTCTATCTCCAGGGTCTGCTGGTGGGCTTGAGGGTCCAGACCGGATTTTTGTGGGGGGGCTTCCATATTACTTTACTGAAGCACAGATCAGGGAGTTGTTAGAGTCTTTTGGACCCCTTCGAGGTTTTGATCTAGTAAAAGATAGAGAAACTGGAAACTCAAAAGGCTATGCCTTCTGCATATATCAAGATCTGTCAGTTACAGACATCGCTTGTGCTGCtttaaatggaattaaaatgGGTGATAAAACTCTCACTGTTAGGCGAGCAAACCAAGGTGCTACCCAGCCTAAACCTGAGCAAGAGAGCATCCTTCAGCATGCACAGCAGCAGATTGCTTTGCAG AGGCTTATGTTGCAACCACAAGGTGTGCCCACAAAGGTTGTGTGCTTGACTCAAGCAATTAGTGAAGATGATCTTAGAGATGATGAGGAGTATGGGGACATTGTTGAAGACATGAGACAAGAGGGTGGAAAACATG GTGCATTGGTGAATGTTGTCATACCCCGCCCGAATCCAAATGGTGAATCATTACCGGGTGTTGGGAAG GTATTTCTGGAGTACTCAGATGTGGAAGGTTCCCGAAAAGCCCAAGCTGCAATGAATGGAAGGAGATTTGGTGAAAATCAAGTAATTGCTGTGTTCTATCCTGAGAACAAATTTGCACAGGGGGAGTATGATGGCTAA
- the LOC105763289 gene encoding splicing factor U2af large subunit B isoform X5: MHRFNVQIPGNNPTLPGVFPNMFPLATGQFGGLPLMPVQAMTQQATRHARRVYVGGLSPTANEQSVATFFSQVMAAIGGNTAGPGDAVVNVYINHEKKFAFVEMRSVEEASNAMALDGIIFEGAPVKVRRPSDYNPSLAATLGPSQPSPNLNLAAVGLSPGSAGGLEGPDRIFVGGLPYYFTEAQIRELLESFGPLRGFDLVKDRETGNSKGYAFCIYQDLSVTDIACAALNGIKMGDKTLTVRRANQGATQPKPEQESILQHAQQQIALQRLMLQPQGVPTKVVCLTQAISEDDLRDDEEYGDIVEDMRQEGGKHGALVNVVIPRPNPNGESLPGVGKVFLEYSDVEGSRKAQAAMNGRRFGENQVIAVFYPENKFAQGEYDG; this comes from the exons ATGCACCGGTTTAATG TCCAGATTCCAGGGAATAATCCAACCCTACCTGGAGTGTTTCCAAACATGTTTCCTCTGGCAACTGGTCAG TTTGGTGGTCTCCCTCTTATGCCAGTTCAGGCAATGACTCAGCAG GCTACGAGGCATGCTCGGCGCGTCTATGTTGGAGGGCTTTCTCCCACTGCAAATGAACAG TCAGTCGCAACTTTCTTCAGCCAGGTTATGGCTGCAATTGGTGGGAATACTGCTGGTCCCG GGGATGCTGTTGTTAATGTCTACATAAACCATGAAAAGAAGTTTGCTTTTGTAGAGATGAGATCAGTTGAGGAAGCTAGTAATGCAATGGCTTTAGATGGGATTATCTTTGAG GGAGCACCTGTGAAGGTTCGGAGACCCAGTGACTACAACCCTTCGCTTGCTGCAACTCTTGGTCCAAGTCAGCCCAGTCCCAATCTTAATCTAGCAGCTGTAGGTCTATCTCCAGGGTCTGCTGGTGGGCTTGAGGGTCCAGACCGGATTTTTGTGGGGGGGCTTCCATATTACTTTACTGAAGCACAGATCAGGGAGTTGTTAGAGTCTTTTGGACCCCTTCGAGGTTTTGATCTAGTAAAAGATAGAGAAACTGGAAACTCAAAAGGCTATGCCTTCTGCATATATCAAGATCTGTCAGTTACAGACATCGCTTGTGCTGCtttaaatggaattaaaatgGGTGATAAAACTCTCACTGTTAGGCGAGCAAACCAAGGTGCTACCCAGCCTAAACCTGAGCAAGAGAGCATCCTTCAGCATGCACAGCAGCAGATTGCTTTGCAG AGGCTTATGTTGCAACCACAAGGTGTGCCCACAAAGGTTGTGTGCTTGACTCAAGCAATTAGTGAAGATGATCTTAGAGATGATGAGGAGTATGGGGACATTGTTGAAGACATGAGACAAGAGGGTGGAAAACATG GTGCATTGGTGAATGTTGTCATACCCCGCCCGAATCCAAATGGTGAATCATTACCGGGTGTTGGGAAG GTATTTCTGGAGTACTCAGATGTGGAAGGTTCCCGAAAAGCCCAAGCTGCAATGAATGGAAGGAGATTTGGTGAAAATCAAGTAATTGCTGTGTTCTATCCTGAGAACAAATTTGCACAGGGGGAGTATGATGGCTAA
- the LOC105763289 gene encoding splicing factor U2af large subunit B isoform X7, which yields MFPLATGQFGGLPLMPVQAMTQQATRHARRVYVGGLSPTANEQSVATFFSQVMAAIGGNTAGPGDAVVNVYINHEKKFAFVEMRSVEEASNAMALDGIIFEGAPVKVRRPSDYNPSLAATLGPSQPSPNLNLAAVGLSPGSAGGLEGPDRIFVGGLPYYFTEAQIRELLESFGPLRGFDLVKDRETGNSKGYAFCIYQDLSVTDIACAALNGIKMGDKTLTVRRANQGATQPKPEQESILQHAQQQIALQRLMLQPQGVPTKVVCLTQAISEDDLRDDEEYGDIVEDMRQEGGKHGALVNVVIPRPNPNGESLPGVGKVFLEYSDVEGSRKAQAAMNGRRFGENQVIAVFYPENKFAQGEYDG from the exons ATGTTTCCTCTGGCAACTGGTCAG TTTGGTGGTCTCCCTCTTATGCCAGTTCAGGCAATGACTCAGCAG GCTACGAGGCATGCTCGGCGCGTCTATGTTGGAGGGCTTTCTCCCACTGCAAATGAACAG TCAGTCGCAACTTTCTTCAGCCAGGTTATGGCTGCAATTGGTGGGAATACTGCTGGTCCCG GGGATGCTGTTGTTAATGTCTACATAAACCATGAAAAGAAGTTTGCTTTTGTAGAGATGAGATCAGTTGAGGAAGCTAGTAATGCAATGGCTTTAGATGGGATTATCTTTGAG GGAGCACCTGTGAAGGTTCGGAGACCCAGTGACTACAACCCTTCGCTTGCTGCAACTCTTGGTCCAAGTCAGCCCAGTCCCAATCTTAATCTAGCAGCTGTAGGTCTATCTCCAGGGTCTGCTGGTGGGCTTGAGGGTCCAGACCGGATTTTTGTGGGGGGGCTTCCATATTACTTTACTGAAGCACAGATCAGGGAGTTGTTAGAGTCTTTTGGACCCCTTCGAGGTTTTGATCTAGTAAAAGATAGAGAAACTGGAAACTCAAAAGGCTATGCCTTCTGCATATATCAAGATCTGTCAGTTACAGACATCGCTTGTGCTGCtttaaatggaattaaaatgGGTGATAAAACTCTCACTGTTAGGCGAGCAAACCAAGGTGCTACCCAGCCTAAACCTGAGCAAGAGAGCATCCTTCAGCATGCACAGCAGCAGATTGCTTTGCAG AGGCTTATGTTGCAACCACAAGGTGTGCCCACAAAGGTTGTGTGCTTGACTCAAGCAATTAGTGAAGATGATCTTAGAGATGATGAGGAGTATGGGGACATTGTTGAAGACATGAGACAAGAGGGTGGAAAACATG GTGCATTGGTGAATGTTGTCATACCCCGCCCGAATCCAAATGGTGAATCATTACCGGGTGTTGGGAAG GTATTTCTGGAGTACTCAGATGTGGAAGGTTCCCGAAAAGCCCAAGCTGCAATGAATGGAAGGAGATTTGGTGAAAATCAAGTAATTGCTGTGTTCTATCCTGAGAACAAATTTGCACAGGGGGAGTATGATGGCTAA
- the LOC105763289 gene encoding splicing factor U2af large subunit A isoform X6 — MFPLATGQQFGGLPLMPVQAMTQQATRHARRVYVGGLSPTANEQSVATFFSQVMAAIGGNTAGPGDAVVNVYINHEKKFAFVEMRSVEEASNAMALDGIIFEGAPVKVRRPSDYNPSLAATLGPSQPSPNLNLAAVGLSPGSAGGLEGPDRIFVGGLPYYFTEAQIRELLESFGPLRGFDLVKDRETGNSKGYAFCIYQDLSVTDIACAALNGIKMGDKTLTVRRANQGATQPKPEQESILQHAQQQIALQRLMLQPQGVPTKVVCLTQAISEDDLRDDEEYGDIVEDMRQEGGKHGALVNVVIPRPNPNGESLPGVGKVFLEYSDVEGSRKAQAAMNGRRFGENQVIAVFYPENKFAQGEYDG; from the exons ATGTTTCCTCTGGCAACTGGTCAG CAGTTTGGTGGTCTCCCTCTTATGCCAGTTCAGGCAATGACTCAGCAG GCTACGAGGCATGCTCGGCGCGTCTATGTTGGAGGGCTTTCTCCCACTGCAAATGAACAG TCAGTCGCAACTTTCTTCAGCCAGGTTATGGCTGCAATTGGTGGGAATACTGCTGGTCCCG GGGATGCTGTTGTTAATGTCTACATAAACCATGAAAAGAAGTTTGCTTTTGTAGAGATGAGATCAGTTGAGGAAGCTAGTAATGCAATGGCTTTAGATGGGATTATCTTTGAG GGAGCACCTGTGAAGGTTCGGAGACCCAGTGACTACAACCCTTCGCTTGCTGCAACTCTTGGTCCAAGTCAGCCCAGTCCCAATCTTAATCTAGCAGCTGTAGGTCTATCTCCAGGGTCTGCTGGTGGGCTTGAGGGTCCAGACCGGATTTTTGTGGGGGGGCTTCCATATTACTTTACTGAAGCACAGATCAGGGAGTTGTTAGAGTCTTTTGGACCCCTTCGAGGTTTTGATCTAGTAAAAGATAGAGAAACTGGAAACTCAAAAGGCTATGCCTTCTGCATATATCAAGATCTGTCAGTTACAGACATCGCTTGTGCTGCtttaaatggaattaaaatgGGTGATAAAACTCTCACTGTTAGGCGAGCAAACCAAGGTGCTACCCAGCCTAAACCTGAGCAAGAGAGCATCCTTCAGCATGCACAGCAGCAGATTGCTTTGCAG AGGCTTATGTTGCAACCACAAGGTGTGCCCACAAAGGTTGTGTGCTTGACTCAAGCAATTAGTGAAGATGATCTTAGAGATGATGAGGAGTATGGGGACATTGTTGAAGACATGAGACAAGAGGGTGGAAAACATG GTGCATTGGTGAATGTTGTCATACCCCGCCCGAATCCAAATGGTGAATCATTACCGGGTGTTGGGAAG GTATTTCTGGAGTACTCAGATGTGGAAGGTTCCCGAAAAGCCCAAGCTGCAATGAATGGAAGGAGATTTGGTGAAAATCAAGTAATTGCTGTGTTCTATCCTGAGAACAAATTTGCACAGGGGGAGTATGATGGCTAA
- the LOC105763289 gene encoding splicing factor U2af large subunit B isoform X1 codes for MTDYEACYQSNGEDLENSNGGVPSPQPREGSHGGLDDLRDSKSQHGSREHERGSSRSREKEKSRDKGRDKDSDRHRDKERDKERERSKDRDREKDRDRHHRDRRRDRSRERSERRERGRDRDDDDYHRSRDYDRRRDYDRDRGDRNRRGSRRSEHRSKSRSRSRSPSKSKRISGFDMAPPASAMLAAGSGGAAAAAAAVTATTVQIPGNNPTLPGVFPNMFPLATGQQFGGLPLMPVQAMTQQATRHARRVYVGGLSPTANEQVLLCTIVKHFFLLVAFIAGTDLNIILQSVATFFSQVMAAIGGNTAGPGDAVVNVYINHEKKFAFVEMRSVEEASNAMALDGIIFEGAPVKVRRPSDYNPSLAATLGPSQPSPNLNLAAVGLSPGSAGGLEGPDRIFVGGLPYYFTEAQIRELLESFGPLRGFDLVKDRETGNSKGYAFCIYQDLSVTDIACAALNGIKMGDKTLTVRRANQGATQPKPEQESILQHAQQQIALQRLMLQPQGVPTKVVCLTQAISEDDLRDDEEYGDIVEDMRQEGGKHGALVNVVIPRPNPNGESLPGVGKVFLEYSDVEGSRKAQAAMNGRRFGENQVIAVFYPENKFAQGEYDG; via the exons ATGACCGATTACGAAGCTTGCTACCAGAGTAACGGAGAGGATCTTGAAAACAGCAATGGCGGCGTTCCCTCTCCTCAGCCCCGCGAAGGTAGTCACGGCGGCCTTGATGATCTCCGCGATTCCAAATCTCAG CATGGATCACGTGAGCACGAGAGAGGGTCTTCTAGAAGTagggaaaaagagaaaagcCGCGATAAGGGAAGGGATAAGGATTCCGATCGACATAGGGACAAGGAAAGAGACAAGGAGAGGGAAAGAAGTAAGGATAGGGACAGAGAAAAGGACCGTGACCGTCATCACAGAGACCGTCGTAGGGATCGAAGTAGGGAGCGGAGTGAAAGGAGAGAAAGGGGAAGAGATAGAGATGATGATGATTATCACCGAAGTCGAGACTATGATAG GAGAAGGGATTATGACAGAGATAGGGGGGACAGGAATAGGCGTGGTTCTCGTAGATCTGAACACAGATCAAAGTCAAGGTCCCGCTCTCGCTCACCCTCAAAGAG CAAAAGGATTAGTGGCTTTGACATGGCACCTCCTGCTTCAGCAATGTTAGCTGCTGGTTCTGGTGGTGCTGCTGCGGCTGCTGCTGCCGTCACGGCCACCACAG TCCAGATTCCAGGGAATAATCCAACCCTACCTGGAGTGTTTCCAAACATGTTTCCTCTGGCAACTGGTCAG CAGTTTGGTGGTCTCCCTCTTATGCCAGTTCAGGCAATGACTCAGCAG GCTACGAGGCATGCTCGGCGCGTCTATGTTGGAGGGCTTTCTCCCACTGCAAATGAACAGGTGTTACTCTGCACTATAGTTAAACATTTCTTTTTATTGGTTGCATTTATTGCTGGAACTGACCTAAATATTATATTGCAGTCAGTCGCAACTTTCTTCAGCCAGGTTATGGCTGCAATTGGTGGGAATACTGCTGGTCCCG GGGATGCTGTTGTTAATGTCTACATAAACCATGAAAAGAAGTTTGCTTTTGTAGAGATGAGATCAGTTGAGGAAGCTAGTAATGCAATGGCTTTAGATGGGATTATCTTTGAG GGAGCACCTGTGAAGGTTCGGAGACCCAGTGACTACAACCCTTCGCTTGCTGCAACTCTTGGTCCAAGTCAGCCCAGTCCCAATCTTAATCTAGCAGCTGTAGGTCTATCTCCAGGGTCTGCTGGTGGGCTTGAGGGTCCAGACCGGATTTTTGTGGGGGGGCTTCCATATTACTTTACTGAAGCACAGATCAGGGAGTTGTTAGAGTCTTTTGGACCCCTTCGAGGTTTTGATCTAGTAAAAGATAGAGAAACTGGAAACTCAAAAGGCTATGCCTTCTGCATATATCAAGATCTGTCAGTTACAGACATCGCTTGTGCTGCtttaaatggaattaaaatgGGTGATAAAACTCTCACTGTTAGGCGAGCAAACCAAGGTGCTACCCAGCCTAAACCTGAGCAAGAGAGCATCCTTCAGCATGCACAGCAGCAGATTGCTTTGCAG AGGCTTATGTTGCAACCACAAGGTGTGCCCACAAAGGTTGTGTGCTTGACTCAAGCAATTAGTGAAGATGATCTTAGAGATGATGAGGAGTATGGGGACATTGTTGAAGACATGAGACAAGAGGGTGGAAAACATG GTGCATTGGTGAATGTTGTCATACCCCGCCCGAATCCAAATGGTGAATCATTACCGGGTGTTGGGAAG GTATTTCTGGAGTACTCAGATGTGGAAGGTTCCCGAAAAGCCCAAGCTGCAATGAATGGAAGGAGATTTGGTGAAAATCAAGTAATTGCTGTGTTCTATCCTGAGAACAAATTTGCACAGGGGGAGTATGATGGCTAA
- the LOC105763289 gene encoding splicing factor U2af large subunit B isoform X2 produces the protein MTDYEACYQSNGEDLENSNGGVPSPQPREGSHGGLDDLRDSKSQHGSREHERGSSRSREKEKSRDKGRDKDSDRHRDKERDKERERSKDRDREKDRDRHHRDRRRDRSRERSERRERGRDRDDDDYHRSRDYDRRRDYDRDRGDRNRRGSRRSEHRSKSRSRSRSPSKSKRISGFDMAPPASAMLAAGSGGAAAAAAAVTATTVQIPGNNPTLPGVFPNMFPLATGQQFGGLPLMPVQAMTQQATRHARRVYVGGLSPTANEQSVATFFSQVMAAIGGNTAGPGDAVVNVYINHEKKFAFVEMRSVEEASNAMALDGIIFEGAPVKVRRPSDYNPSLAATLGPSQPSPNLNLAAVGLSPGSAGGLEGPDRIFVGGLPYYFTEAQIRELLESFGPLRGFDLVKDRETGNSKGYAFCIYQDLSVTDIACAALNGIKMGDKTLTVRRANQGATQPKPEQESILQHAQQQIALQRLMLQPQGVPTKVVCLTQAISEDDLRDDEEYGDIVEDMRQEGGKHGALVNVVIPRPNPNGESLPGVGKVFLEYSDVEGSRKAQAAMNGRRFGENQVIAVFYPENKFAQGEYDG, from the exons ATGACCGATTACGAAGCTTGCTACCAGAGTAACGGAGAGGATCTTGAAAACAGCAATGGCGGCGTTCCCTCTCCTCAGCCCCGCGAAGGTAGTCACGGCGGCCTTGATGATCTCCGCGATTCCAAATCTCAG CATGGATCACGTGAGCACGAGAGAGGGTCTTCTAGAAGTagggaaaaagagaaaagcCGCGATAAGGGAAGGGATAAGGATTCCGATCGACATAGGGACAAGGAAAGAGACAAGGAGAGGGAAAGAAGTAAGGATAGGGACAGAGAAAAGGACCGTGACCGTCATCACAGAGACCGTCGTAGGGATCGAAGTAGGGAGCGGAGTGAAAGGAGAGAAAGGGGAAGAGATAGAGATGATGATGATTATCACCGAAGTCGAGACTATGATAG GAGAAGGGATTATGACAGAGATAGGGGGGACAGGAATAGGCGTGGTTCTCGTAGATCTGAACACAGATCAAAGTCAAGGTCCCGCTCTCGCTCACCCTCAAAGAG CAAAAGGATTAGTGGCTTTGACATGGCACCTCCTGCTTCAGCAATGTTAGCTGCTGGTTCTGGTGGTGCTGCTGCGGCTGCTGCTGCCGTCACGGCCACCACAG TCCAGATTCCAGGGAATAATCCAACCCTACCTGGAGTGTTTCCAAACATGTTTCCTCTGGCAACTGGTCAG CAGTTTGGTGGTCTCCCTCTTATGCCAGTTCAGGCAATGACTCAGCAG GCTACGAGGCATGCTCGGCGCGTCTATGTTGGAGGGCTTTCTCCCACTGCAAATGAACAG TCAGTCGCAACTTTCTTCAGCCAGGTTATGGCTGCAATTGGTGGGAATACTGCTGGTCCCG GGGATGCTGTTGTTAATGTCTACATAAACCATGAAAAGAAGTTTGCTTTTGTAGAGATGAGATCAGTTGAGGAAGCTAGTAATGCAATGGCTTTAGATGGGATTATCTTTGAG GGAGCACCTGTGAAGGTTCGGAGACCCAGTGACTACAACCCTTCGCTTGCTGCAACTCTTGGTCCAAGTCAGCCCAGTCCCAATCTTAATCTAGCAGCTGTAGGTCTATCTCCAGGGTCTGCTGGTGGGCTTGAGGGTCCAGACCGGATTTTTGTGGGGGGGCTTCCATATTACTTTACTGAAGCACAGATCAGGGAGTTGTTAGAGTCTTTTGGACCCCTTCGAGGTTTTGATCTAGTAAAAGATAGAGAAACTGGAAACTCAAAAGGCTATGCCTTCTGCATATATCAAGATCTGTCAGTTACAGACATCGCTTGTGCTGCtttaaatggaattaaaatgGGTGATAAAACTCTCACTGTTAGGCGAGCAAACCAAGGTGCTACCCAGCCTAAACCTGAGCAAGAGAGCATCCTTCAGCATGCACAGCAGCAGATTGCTTTGCAG AGGCTTATGTTGCAACCACAAGGTGTGCCCACAAAGGTTGTGTGCTTGACTCAAGCAATTAGTGAAGATGATCTTAGAGATGATGAGGAGTATGGGGACATTGTTGAAGACATGAGACAAGAGGGTGGAAAACATG GTGCATTGGTGAATGTTGTCATACCCCGCCCGAATCCAAATGGTGAATCATTACCGGGTGTTGGGAAG GTATTTCTGGAGTACTCAGATGTGGAAGGTTCCCGAAAAGCCCAAGCTGCAATGAATGGAAGGAGATTTGGTGAAAATCAAGTAATTGCTGTGTTCTATCCTGAGAACAAATTTGCACAGGGGGAGTATGATGGCTAA